A window from Chrysemys picta bellii isolate R12L10 chromosome 2, ASM1138683v2, whole genome shotgun sequence encodes these proteins:
- the EOMES gene encoding eomesodermin homolog isoform X1: protein MQLGEQLLASAASLAGPPFYPPESSSARGHRSQPSSGSPQRLDLDKGPKKCGGAGPGMLSEAEAGEPFPVAGSKQGAPDGRKAAPCGEAELPPAAAARYPLDSLSPERYYLQSPGPQGAELGAPCSLFPYPAAQHGSVYQSPGGARYPYGSMLSPGGFSAAVCSPGGRAQFGGGGGYQYGQGAAGPLYSPYPAAGSCGGLGALAVPGSGPGLRAQVFLCNRPLWLKFHRHQTEMIITKQGRRMFPFLSFNITGLNPTAHYNVFVEVVLADPNHWRFQGGKWVTCGKADNNMQGNKVYVHPESPNTGAHWMRQEISFGKLKLTNNKGANNNNTQMIVLQSLHKYQPRLHIVEVTEDGVEDLNDSSKTQTFVFPETQFIAVTAYQNTDITQLKIDHNPFAKGFRDNYDSMYTASENDRLTPSPTDSPRSHQIVPGARYSVQPFFQEQFVNNLPPARFYNGERTVPQTNGLLSPQQNEEVANPPQRWFVTPVQQPGTNKLDMNSYETEYSPSTLLPYGIKSLPLQTSHALGYYPDPTFPSMAGWGSRGSYQRKMATGLPWTSRTSPPGFSEDHLPKEKVKEEIGSSWIETPPSIKSLDSNDSGVYTSACKRRRLSPSTSSNENSPTMKCEDMNAEDYSKDTSKGMGYYAFYTTT, encoded by the exons ATGCAGTTAGGGGAGCAGCTCTTGGCCAGCGCCGCtagcctggctgggcccccctTCTACCCGCCGGAGAGCAGCAGCGCCCGCGGCCACCGCAGCCAGCCCAGCTCGGGATCCCCGCAGCGCCTGGACTTGGACAAGGGGCCGAAGAAGTGCGGCGGCGCCGGGCCGGGCATGCTGAGCGAGGCGGAGGCTGGCGAGCCCTTCCCCGTCGCGGGCTCCAAGCAGGGCGCCCCGGACGGCCGCAAGGCGGCCCCTTGCGGAGAGGCCGAGCTGCCCCCGGCCGCCGCCGCCCGCTACCCACTGGACAGCCTGAGCCCGGAGCGCTACTACCTGCAGTCCCCCGGGCCGCAGGGGGCTGAGCTGGGCGCGCCCTGCTCGCTCTTCCCCTACCCGGCGGCGCAGCACGGCTCCGTCTACCAATCGCCCGGCGGGGCGCGCTACCCCTACGGCTCCATGCTGTCCCCGGGGGGCTTCTCGGCCGCCGTGTGCTCCCCGGGCGGCCGGGCGCAGTTCGGGGGCGGCGGCGGATACCAGTATGGCCAAGGGGCGGCGGGGCCCCTGTACAGCCCCTACCCGGCGGCGGGCTCCTGCGGCGGGCTGGGCGCCTTAGCCGTGCCCGGCTCGGGGCCAGGGCTCCGGGCGCAGGTCTTCCTCTGCAACCGCCCGCTCTGGCTCAAGTTCCACCGGCACCAGACGGAGATGATCATCACCAAGCAGGGCAG GCGGATGTTTCCCTTCCTGAGCTTCAACATCACCGGCCTCAACCCCACGGCGCATTACAACGTGTTCGTGGAGGTGGTGCTGGCCGATCCCAACCACTGGCGCTTCCAGGGGGGCAAGTGGGTGACGTGCGGGAAAGCGGACAACAACATGCAAG GCAACAAAGTGTATGTTCACCCTGAGTCCCCGAACACTGGGGCTCACTGGATGAGGCAGGAGATCTCTTTTGGAAAACTAAAACTGACCAATAACAAAGGTGCTAACAATAATAATACTCAG ATGATAGTACTTCAGTCTCTACACAAATACCAACCTCGACTTCATATTGTGGAAGTGACTGAAGATGGGGTTGAAGATCTGAATGACTCTTCAAAGACGCAGACGTTTGTTTTCCCGGAAACCCAGTTCATAGCAGTTACTGCATATCAAAACACTGAT atcaCTCAGCTTAAAATTGACCATAATCCTTTTGCAAAAGGCTTCAGGGACAACTATGATTC CATGTACACAGCTTCAGAAAATGACAGATTAACTCCATCTCCCACGGATTCTCCTAGATCCCACCAGATTGTCCCAGGAGCCCGGTACAGCGTACAACCATTCTTCCAGGAACAGTTTGTCAACAACTTGCCACCAGCCAGATTTTACAATGGTGAGAGAACTGTACCTCAGACAAATGGCCTTCTCTCTCCTCAGCAGAATGAAGAGGTGGCCAATCCTCCCCAGAGATGGTTTGTTACTCCTGTGCAGCAGCCTGGTACCAACAAACTGGACATGAACTCCTATGAAACAGAATATTCTCCTAGCACCTTGCTCCCCTATGGCATTAAATCCCTTCCCTTGCAGACATCCCATGCTTTGGGATATTATCCTGATCCAACATTCCCTTCCATGGCAGGGTGGGGAAGCAGAGGTTCTTATCAGAGAAAAATGGCGACTGGGTTACCTTGGACCTCCCGAACAAGTCCCCCGGGTTTCTCTGAAGACCATCTTCCCAAGGAGAAGGTGAAAGAAGAAATCGGCTCATCCTGGATAGAGACCCCACCTTCCATAAAATCTCTAGATTCAAACGATTCTGGCGTCTACACTAGTGCTTGTAAGAGAAGACGACTCTCTCCTAGCACTTCCAGCAATGAAAATTCTCCAACAATGAAATGTGAAGACATGAATGCTGAGGACTATAGCAAAGACACTTCAAAAGGCATGGGCTACTATGCTTTCTATACTACTACTTAG
- the EOMES gene encoding eomesodermin homolog isoform X2 encodes MQLGEQLLASAASLAGPPFYPPESSSARGHRSQPSSGSPQRLDLDKGPKKCGGAGPGMLSEAEAGEPFPVAGSKQGAPDGRKAAPCGEAELPPAAAARYPLDSLSPERYYLQSPGPQGAELGAPCSLFPYPAAQHGSVYQSPGGARYPYGSMLSPGGFSAAVCSPGGRAQFGGGGGYQYGQGAAGPLYSPYPAAGSCGGLGALAVPGSGPGLRAQVFLCNRPLWLKFHRHQTEMIITKQGRRMFPFLSFNITGLNPTAHYNVFVEVVLADPNHWRFQGGKWVTCGKADNNMQGNKVYVHPESPNTGAHWMRQEISFGKLKLTNNKGANNNNTQMIVLQSLHKYQPRLHIVEVTEDGVEDLNDSSKTQTFVFPETQFIAVTAYQNTDITQLKIDHNPFAKGFRDNYDSSHQIVPGARYSVQPFFQEQFVNNLPPARFYNGERTVPQTNGLLSPQQNEEVANPPQRWFVTPVQQPGTNKLDMNSYETEYSPSTLLPYGIKSLPLQTSHALGYYPDPTFPSMAGWGSRGSYQRKMATGLPWTSRTSPPGFSEDHLPKEKVKEEIGSSWIETPPSIKSLDSNDSGVYTSACKRRRLSPSTSSNENSPTMKCEDMNAEDYSKDTSKGMGYYAFYTTT; translated from the exons ATGCAGTTAGGGGAGCAGCTCTTGGCCAGCGCCGCtagcctggctgggcccccctTCTACCCGCCGGAGAGCAGCAGCGCCCGCGGCCACCGCAGCCAGCCCAGCTCGGGATCCCCGCAGCGCCTGGACTTGGACAAGGGGCCGAAGAAGTGCGGCGGCGCCGGGCCGGGCATGCTGAGCGAGGCGGAGGCTGGCGAGCCCTTCCCCGTCGCGGGCTCCAAGCAGGGCGCCCCGGACGGCCGCAAGGCGGCCCCTTGCGGAGAGGCCGAGCTGCCCCCGGCCGCCGCCGCCCGCTACCCACTGGACAGCCTGAGCCCGGAGCGCTACTACCTGCAGTCCCCCGGGCCGCAGGGGGCTGAGCTGGGCGCGCCCTGCTCGCTCTTCCCCTACCCGGCGGCGCAGCACGGCTCCGTCTACCAATCGCCCGGCGGGGCGCGCTACCCCTACGGCTCCATGCTGTCCCCGGGGGGCTTCTCGGCCGCCGTGTGCTCCCCGGGCGGCCGGGCGCAGTTCGGGGGCGGCGGCGGATACCAGTATGGCCAAGGGGCGGCGGGGCCCCTGTACAGCCCCTACCCGGCGGCGGGCTCCTGCGGCGGGCTGGGCGCCTTAGCCGTGCCCGGCTCGGGGCCAGGGCTCCGGGCGCAGGTCTTCCTCTGCAACCGCCCGCTCTGGCTCAAGTTCCACCGGCACCAGACGGAGATGATCATCACCAAGCAGGGCAG GCGGATGTTTCCCTTCCTGAGCTTCAACATCACCGGCCTCAACCCCACGGCGCATTACAACGTGTTCGTGGAGGTGGTGCTGGCCGATCCCAACCACTGGCGCTTCCAGGGGGGCAAGTGGGTGACGTGCGGGAAAGCGGACAACAACATGCAAG GCAACAAAGTGTATGTTCACCCTGAGTCCCCGAACACTGGGGCTCACTGGATGAGGCAGGAGATCTCTTTTGGAAAACTAAAACTGACCAATAACAAAGGTGCTAACAATAATAATACTCAG ATGATAGTACTTCAGTCTCTACACAAATACCAACCTCGACTTCATATTGTGGAAGTGACTGAAGATGGGGTTGAAGATCTGAATGACTCTTCAAAGACGCAGACGTTTGTTTTCCCGGAAACCCAGTTCATAGCAGTTACTGCATATCAAAACACTGAT atcaCTCAGCTTAAAATTGACCATAATCCTTTTGCAAAAGGCTTCAGGGACAACTATGATTC ATCCCACCAGATTGTCCCAGGAGCCCGGTACAGCGTACAACCATTCTTCCAGGAACAGTTTGTCAACAACTTGCCACCAGCCAGATTTTACAATGGTGAGAGAACTGTACCTCAGACAAATGGCCTTCTCTCTCCTCAGCAGAATGAAGAGGTGGCCAATCCTCCCCAGAGATGGTTTGTTACTCCTGTGCAGCAGCCTGGTACCAACAAACTGGACATGAACTCCTATGAAACAGAATATTCTCCTAGCACCTTGCTCCCCTATGGCATTAAATCCCTTCCCTTGCAGACATCCCATGCTTTGGGATATTATCCTGATCCAACATTCCCTTCCATGGCAGGGTGGGGAAGCAGAGGTTCTTATCAGAGAAAAATGGCGACTGGGTTACCTTGGACCTCCCGAACAAGTCCCCCGGGTTTCTCTGAAGACCATCTTCCCAAGGAGAAGGTGAAAGAAGAAATCGGCTCATCCTGGATAGAGACCCCACCTTCCATAAAATCTCTAGATTCAAACGATTCTGGCGTCTACACTAGTGCTTGTAAGAGAAGACGACTCTCTCCTAGCACTTCCAGCAATGAAAATTCTCCAACAATGAAATGTGAAGACATGAATGCTGAGGACTATAGCAAAGACACTTCAAAAGGCATGGGCTACTATGCTTTCTATACTACTACTTAG